One Stigmatopora argus isolate UIUO_Sarg chromosome 19, RoL_Sarg_1.0, whole genome shotgun sequence genomic window, AGGAAGGTCAAAGTCGGCCGAGGACTTTTTATTTTGTGGCTTTTTCGCGTTTAATTTGGCCTCCGCTCAAGCTTATTATCGGCGGGCGCTAACGCAAGGGCAGCCTTTGCAATATCCACTTTGCAATTTTCTTATTCACGTCTCGTCAAAGACGcgaacagagagagggggggggaagagaaaaaaaggaaaaaaaagtataaaataggCTTCAGGGTCTGCCGCGTAGTGCCGCCGACCGACGTCCGTTTGGTCCGTCTCTACTTGGCAAAAGGGGTTCAATAAGATGGAGAATGCGTCATTTTGCACTTCCCTTATTAAATCTacatgtcaaaaatgtttattcatttgtacTCTGTAATTATACAGCACATTGTTTCATGCTAGCCTAACTTAAGCTAACAGTGCGTCAcaattttactttatttgaCGCTATTGAGGCAGTGCCTGGCGGGCGAGTGGGCAGCGCGTCGCCGTGccggggtcatgggttcgatcccagctcaatgtggagtttgcgtgtttaCCCCGGCtcgcgtggcttttctccggtttatgccccaaaaaatgcacaattgtATGCTAAAGTATCCCTGGTGATTGGTCATTTGTCTTCTCgacccctgcgattggccggccacccgTTCAGGGCGGTGCccttagttggctgggatgggctccggcaccccccaccaccctcgccaggagaaaatgaatgaacgaattaaCGTTATTTATTTGTACTATTACACGTCCTTCTCTAAAATATCGGATTTACGTATCCTAAcggccatttttctttcttacgCGGTACGCGAGTGTCTAAAATGCCAGAAAATGCCCTAAATGCCATTCAAAGCGTTTAATGAGATCTTTTAATCAACATTGGCGGCGGGGCCAGCCACGCAAACAAACACGGCGAGGAGGCACGCCAGGCATCCTCCCTGGCGGCGGGCGGCTCTTTAACGAGCCCGACGGACGTCCGCCGAGAGCGTCCGCTATGCCCATTATGCCCGCTATGCCGGCGGGAATGCGGACAATCCCGGGCCGCTCCCGGGCGCCGTAAACGCGCTGATTAACACGTCGCTTAGAGGGAAACGAAGACGATAGCCTCGAcacacgttttttttcccccacgctCGAGCGGACAATGGCTTTCTCGCAACTAGAATAAGTTTCTGTCGTCCAGAAATGTCTGAATATGAACTATACTTTGCATCACCAATTATGTATTTGATGAAACTAGTCAATGGTTTTTAAATCTGAATTATGGAATTAGGGTGTGAATGGGTTCGCATTTTTGTCGAAAtcctatttttgtttgtttcaataAACAGGCTATTTATGTTTGTATGGCACAACCTGGGCACGTTATTTTGGGAGTAACTCTATTTCAATTATTCTATCATCCGTTTGAACGTGAATGCATTCGGCGGCAAACGCTTGCTGGCGCAAATTTCGGTGGGAAATGGAGGGTCACGGTCGGGTCATTCCTATCCTGCGGCTGAACAAAacgaaaaaagaagaagaatgagGACGAGCGCGCGCACCTGCTTGGTGGGGGAGGGGTGCCGGAGCTAAAATAAAGACGGCAAAACGAAGGCCGACATGACCCACGATCCTCGTCGGGCAATTTCTGTCATCGCCCGCTGCGGACGAGGATCAAATTAgaaggagccaaaatggccaccgcGAGTTTCATTTTGTTAATTAGATAAACGCAGTCGCCGCacttaagaaatattttttatttatttttgcacgaCTTGAAAATGTCCGTTTTTGCCTTTTAGAACtgaacaaatgacaaaaataaccCACGTTTTAGCCACCAAcgtaaactggaaaaaaaaaaatgtttgtattcCGAGGACACTAATGTTAACGCCACGTGTTTCTGCCGGCTCCAAACGGCTTGGACGTCAGTGAGTTGTTTTTTGCCACGCGTCCTCCGCCCTCGAGTCGCGGGGAGGCGGAGCCCGCGACGGGACGGAAGCTGGAGCGCGCACGAGtcccgggcgggcgggcgggcgtccGTCCGGCCCCCTTTTTAGCAGATGGGAGGGGAGGAGGGCGTCAGTTAAGGGTGGGCTCAGTTTGGCGGAGAAGAAGGAGAAGCGGCGCGCGTGTCTCCGGACGAGGCCCCGGCCCCCCGACGTGATCCCACCACAATTCCAGCATCCCGGCATCCCACCATGAGCCGCTTGGACGTCATGTACCAGGTGCTGGGAGCGCAGCCGTACTTTAGCCCGTACTCGCcctaccaccatcaccaccaccaccaccaccatcaccagcaGCAGgtaactttttttccttcaattgGTTTCACTTGGTGGTGTTCTTCTTATTTCTTGCATGTGTTTTGGACTCTTTCAAATTAGAGTTCTTCTTTGAGCGTTTCTGAGCCCACGGAAATCTCTGTCCGGCGCAACTCACGAAAGCTTTGGAAAAGCTGCGTAATTGCGGACGTCCTCGTCCTAAATTGGAAGACCTTTGCGGCTTTGGAAAGTGgactgaaaatggatgaatttctccgtattcatttttaaaatggattggattctTGTCAAGACATAGCATAGCCCATAACATTTCAATAATATTCTCAGATGCCCtttgaaagtcttttttttttgtttcttctcattttttgaatacatttgatTCTCGTTCATATTTATTCATCATCCTCTTGTAAATAGTTGATTTTTactccattattttttttagtatgtaTAATGAGGTGAAGTAAAAAGCAACTATTCTCTGTTCTAAGTCtaaattccttttttaatttattcctcATTGGAAACTGTTCTCTGTTCTGTAGTTGGACGCCGCATTCAtttggtgtgtgtttatgttttgtttggttgtttttcttccaGAAGCCGTCCTCGGACGCTAAAACCACCGGCGCGCAAGGTACGGAGAGcggggtgccccccgcctccactgtcgccaccgccaccgccaccatcAAGGAGGAGGACAAGGATCCGCCCCCGGGGACTCAGTACCTGAACGCCCGCTGCGTCCTCTTCACTTACTTCCACGGGGACATCGGCGGCGTGGTGGACCAGCACTTCAGTCGCGCCCTCAGCCTGCACGCCTCCTCCGTCTACCCCCCCAAAGCCCCCagaggtgaaaaaaaatcacattgaataataattcaaatattGAATTTGCCCTCTTGTGGCATGGAGgccattatcattattattttgcgTGAAATATTGTGAAAACGGCAGCGTTGAATATGTTTACAATCCAGTGCGGCTTATTGTGTTTGAATGAGCTGGGTGGGTGTGGCTTGAAGTCTTCTGCTTACCATATAGAACTattttcattttgacatttttttcccccccaattcCTCGTTCCGTTTTTCAGACGGCTGCTTCCCGATGAGCCAGCGAAATTTCCCGCCGTCGTTCTGGAACAGTCCGCACGCCTCCGCCACCCACTCAGAACTGGCCTTGGCAGCGGCGGGGGAGGCCTAcgggccgccgccaccgccaccgccctTGCACGGCCACCCCGACGCCTGGCACCCGCACGCCTACGCGCTGAGCGCCCAGGGTTCGGGGTACCCGCGACCCGAGGTGTACGGCGCGGCGTTCGATCCCCGCTACGGCTCGCTGCTGGTGCCGTCCGTGCGGCCCCACCACCGGTCCGGCGACCCCGGCGGCAAAGGGGAGCCCGCCTGGAGCCCCGCCTTCTCTGGGGAAATGGGAGTGAACGCGGACGCGGGTGAGTCGgctacctttttatttttaagcagCTTTTTTTTGGCGTATTCAGTTGAATTTTTGGGCAGTTTTGTTGTttgcattttaatcatttctcaaagcgtttaaaacaaaacaacactgTAAAATGATCATTCAAAATGATgatgaaattgaaaaataagatTTCAAAGAATGAATAGTGAGTGACTCCTTAGCATCTTGCGATAAGTCATCTTAAAATGTCACCATTAATCAAATGGATTGATTTTAAATCACTGAGCAAATGACATCTTCAAGTATATTTTGTCGCTCACCCCAGGAATGAAAAGAAGGCACCCCAAAATCtttggacggacggacggacggacgcgaggcggctcggctcggctcggcttACGCGCGCGCAGCTGTCGCtgtggcttttctttttttgacggCTGccgtttgtctttctttttttcaggtcCGCCGACGCAGGACAAGAGCAAGGACTTGTACTGGTTCTAGACCACCCGCCCCTATCGcccgtcaaaaaaaaaaacagacgccGTCCGGAGGTACGTCAGCCAACAAAACACGTCggaccctttttttttctcgccccAGTCGACGTCTTTGGGCCTCCCAATCCACCCACtgacatttccatatttttttgcgCTCTACCGTATGGAACCACGGCGTCACTCACCACTGACTTTTGGAGTTTTGAGAGCCAGGGCCGTTAACGGGCCGTTAAGGCCGAGCGAGTTGGACGCATAAATCGACTTTTCGGACACGTCGATCCAATAGTTTTCGTGCTCTTTCGGGCCTCTATTTACTTTGTGGTCAcccatttcaatgtttttgtttgtggctTTGGCGGGActctttccaaaaaaaaaaaaaagaaatccgtGTCATGAAAGCGGGTCAGATGGAGCGAAGGGGCGGAGTCTCCGCGGGGCTATTTGGGGGGCCCGTGCAGCTGTCCACGACAACTGCCCGGcgacactcactctctctccgtTTCCGTCTCCGTCCTTTAACGCGCGtccatattttaatatatttccaAAAGTGTTGTCGCGTGGCACGTTCGTGTTGCTTTATTGACTCAATAAATCAAGCAATGGTGACTTGGTGGCGTGGTCAGTTCGGAACCGAATGTCTTTTTCAATAGGATTTGAAAAtcatttcgattttttttttaaacccggcACATCACCGGCATTGTTCCGTATAGTATCCGCTACCGCTAACGACATAGGACTCAAATCGTATGCGCGTGGTATTTCAAAACTGTGAAATTTTACCACTTTGACCTTGTACATGTcttgtgtatgtgtaaatatacTTGTATATTATGTACTTAGGCTTTTTTGTCAATATTGCGATTCATGTTAGTTTGAGTTCAACGTACTTTGTGTAATACGTAGCTAAATGAAGCGCGCGTAACGTCATACAAAATACAATCTGGTAATGTTACCACTTTGTTCtcgtactttttttttgtcatcattaTTACAACTTGTCTGATGTGAAGATGACTTTTTGTGATATTGCAACTTTTTACCTGTGATTTTATTCTATGGAgactttttaatcctttttttgtttgtgttttgtttttttgccgccGCCCCTAATATTCCATCTCATGCACTAATCTTCCGAAACAACAGAACTTGTCACCTTGCCGCCTTTTGTGTGTTTCCGGGTGGGCTTTTAGCTTGCGGCGCTCTCTTTGAAAGCTTCTCGGCCGTGAAAGCGCGATCGGGTTTCTTccccccgcccgcccgccgacgGAGCGGAACGCCACCACCGtcttattttcttcatttccaGGAGAACTCCGTCTCCCCCGTCCTTACCCGTGTCGTCGCTCGCTATCCAAGTGGCGCAATACTAAAAAGAAACGGCGTTCTGATGCACGATGGACTTACCCAAGATGTCAATAAACGGATCTTTTAAAGACACGAGCGGTCTTTAAATGGTCGGGGCAACGCCAAGTCTTTTTGCGCTCCTGCCTTGAATTGCACTGACAAATtgtccaattgtttttttttttcagcccaAAATTGGTTTCGATTCCACACTTGAAATAACGGAAGTGGCTAACTCTTCGTTTTCTCGCCTGCTGAAAAGAGAGAGGCGGGAAGcgtcaacaaacaaaaaaaaaccttggtaACCTGAGCGGAAAGTCCGGCCCCCCCACAAGTGTCAACAGGTAGCGTCAAGCCCGAGGCCCTTTGTTTGCGCCCCCAAAAAAGCGGAGGATTTTCCACAACTCTTGTTGGAATGTTTGCAAAAGTAGCCCCAAGGTGAAAGATCAGGGAAGCTTTGGCGTTTTAATCCCCAAAAGTCACCAGGTCAAAATATTGAgctatgaaaaagaaaatatttcgatatattctttttttaaattgtgcggCCCAAACTAATTTCGGATTATTTCAGCACCTTtcgttttttctttgtttccgACCGCATCAACATGGCGCTTATCGTCACCGCAATATGAAGCGTCGGAAGCCTTTTGCTCCCCCGAGAGCGGCGGCATCACTCGAAAAAGCACCCCTGTCGCATTTGCCGCTTTCCCAAGACGCCGGTTACTTTGGTTTCATCGTAGCAACAGTAACAGagaacggcggcggcgggaggAGCTAAAGCTGAGGATGAGACGCGCAAAAAGAAACAATGCCTTTGGCGGACGCCTCGTGCCTCTCCGGCGGCGGACGGCGGGACGGCCCAAAGCAAACCCGCGCTTCGGTATCGGCTCCGGCGGACTTCTGGGAAAATGGCCCAAAAGGATCATCTGGTCCTCCGAAGGTAAGGGCCGACTCAGAAAAGAATTCCCTTTTGAATCCATCCAATCCTTTTCAGGGTTCTCGGGAGTGGCGTCCAAGTCACCTTGCGTGAGGCGGACGACACCATGGATTGATCCCGTCCGGCGCAGACCGACGGGTGAGCGCCCCATTCGCCATCGCCGCACCAACGCCGCTTTGTCACTCACTCTTTCTCCCAATTTCCCCATACCGACTCCCAGTCCCCGAAGCGACGCCCTAGACCGGTTCCAGTCCATTGCGGGGACAGCGGACCGGATGGGAATCGGGTGTCGTCATTGAGATGTGGTGGCCGAGCATACGGGTAGTACTCGTTCTTATCCTGTGGACGTATAGGAGTATCCGAGCGGAGCTGCAGACTCCACCCACGAAAGCCCGAGATTCCGAACCTGAAGTGGCGTAAAGACTTGATCTGGTTTAAGCGACACCCTTGGCAGAGTCGGGATCCGAACTTGAGGGAGAAGGACCGTCGGAGTGGAACTGGGCCATGTCCAACCGGGTGTGTCACTTTGACGCGGCGCAGCCCGTCGCCGCCACTTCGGAGAAACTTTACCAGAGCTACTTCCGGCGCCAGAGGCGACGGAACGTTCCGGCGCTGCTGCTGTTCGCCGCCCTCTTCAACGGCTTCGTGGTGGTCACGGGCGCCGCAGCGTACGGCCGGCGCCAGGGGGCCACGCtggcggcggccgccgccggcCTGCTGGCCGACGCCGCCTTCCACGAGCTGTACCGGCGCCGGTGGCTCCCTGCTTCACCGGTGTGGCGGGGGGGCGTCCCGTACCTCCTGTGGCTGACGGTCAGCCTCCACGTGCTGTGCTACGCCGGGCTGCGCTTCGGCCCCGCGTCCCAAGCCGGCGACGCGGTGGGCTGGcaggcttttttctctttctgCCTCTTCTTGACCCTGCCGCTCAAGCTGCCGGCCCTGCTGCTTCTCTCGGGGATCTCCTGCGGGATCCACGTCCTGCTCCTCGGGGGGACCGTGGCCCAGAGGTCGGAGGACTTGGATGGGCCCATGCTGGTCCGCCAGGTAAGCGGACGCCGGTCCATTTTACCTCGCTTCTTGTCGTCGTATGTTTTTTTTCGGGGCTCTGCGTTCCAGCTCTTGGCCAACGTGATGCTGTACCTGTGCGCCGCCGCGGCCGGAGCGGTGTGGTACCGCATGTCCGACGGGAAGTACCGGACGGCCTTTTTGGAGGCGCGGCAGTCGCTGGAGGTCAAACTCACGCTGGAGGAGGAGAGCACGCAACAGGTCCATCCGTCTGTCCGTGCGTCCGTCCGTGGGCCGAAACGCGAACCGCCGCCTGTTCCCGCCGCGCAGGAGGAGTTGCTGCTGTCCATCTTGCCAAAACACATCGCCGACGAGATGCTGCGGGGCTTGCAGGACCGGGCCGACCCGGACCGACGGCGCCAGCCGCTGCAGTTCAACACCATGTACATGTACCGCCACGAACATGTCAGGTTCGCCCAATCCCCCCTCTTGCGCTCGTATGCCGCTCGTTAGCATGTGCCGCGTGACGAGAAGTGGCGTTACAAAGTGGCCCAAAATTGTAGTCGAGGAAGGAGCGCCCACGGCAATTTTCCAAACTGTTTTCCCCCAGCATCCTGTTTGCCGACATCGTGGGCTTCACGCAACTGTCGTCCACTTGCAGCGCCCAAGAGCTGGTCAAGCTCCTCAACGAGCTCTTTGCCCGTTTCGACAAGCTGGCCGAGGTGAGCGGTCTCCTTCTCCGGTGGCGTTGTCGCTTGGCTCAATGTCTCATCGTGTCTTCCATCCTTCCTTCTCACGTCAGCGACACCATCAACTGCGGATCAAAATCTTGGGCGACTGCTACTACTGCATCTGCGGTCTCCCCGACTTCCGGGAGGACCACGCCGCCTGCTCCATCGCCATGGGACTCTCCATGGTGGAAGCCATCTCGTGAGCGGACGACCGTTTTTTATCGTCCCTGGGAATAACCGCCAGTGACTCCGCTCGGACGCCCGCCTCTCCGTTTCCCGTCAGTTACGTGCGAGAGAAGACCAAGACGGACGTGGACATGCGAGTGGGCGTCCACACGGGGACCGTGCTGGGCGGAGTCCTGGGACAGAAGCGCTGGCAGTTCGACGTTTGGTCCACCGACGTCACCGTGGCCAATAAAATGGAGTCTGGCGGGATTCCCGGGTAATAGCTGCCATACGCGCATCCGTAAATCACCTTGATTTTCTTCCGGTTTGGCTATACTGCGCCAGCAGGCGGGTGCATATTTCCCAGAGTACCAAGGAGAGTCTGCACGGGGAGTTTGAACTGGAGCCTGGCAACGGCGGCGAGAGGTGCGAGTACCTTCTGGACAAAGGCATCGCCACGTACTTGGTGGTAGTTCCCCAAAAGACGGCGCCCCAACCGCGTCCAAAGGTGAGCGCGCTCATCGGCGGCCCACGGCCGGAAACCACGGCGCTCGTTCGTCTTCTCCCAGGAGTCGGCCGTTTTGTCCACCGGAACGTCGCGGCTGTTGATCGATGCCGCGTACAACGGAAACGCGGCCTCCGGTGCTCCGGAATCGCCGTCTCGTCGGGAGGTAAGTCGCCGTTCGCTTACTTCTTTAGCCGGCGCTGCTGCTAACGCCCAAAACGGGCGCCGTATTGGTAGGGGCAACGAACGAGACCCATTTTGTCCACTGTCTCAGGGGTACCGTTCGCTGGCGGAACACGTGATCAACGCACGACTCCAGCGGGAGCtccgggagagagagacgcagcAAATGTGAGAAGGTCACGCCGGCCGAGGGCAAACGCGGAACGGTCCACCGACGCGCGACTGACTCCCAGCCCGCTCTAGATTGAAGAACGTCATCCGTCCCGTCTGGCTGAGCTTCGTGGACGCCGAGCTGGAGGCCCACTTCTCCTCGGAGAAGGAGAAGCGGAGCGCGGCGGCCCTGGGCTGCTGCGCCCTCGTGCTGCTCTTGGTCACCGCGATGGAGGTCTTCATCGACCCGCTGTAGGTTCCAACCCGTCAAACCTCGAATCGCCCAATTCAAAACGTATTTAAGAGTGTGTCACGGATCGCTTTGAATGACTGTTTGAGTCCGTAGATCACTTTTAGAAAGTATCCGTGCATGCTGATACGCGAGTCGTATCGTTGCAGACTGACGGTGAACTACGTGACGCTGGCCATCGGGGAAGTCCTCTTACTCATCCTGAGCGCGTGCTCCGCGGCGGCCTTCTACCCGCGGGTAAAGGCCAGAGCCAAAAAGGCCCGCCGTCGAGGCGCCGCCGCGCTAAAGCCGCCAAATGTGCCTAGTTTTTCTCCAAGAAGCTGGTATCCTTCTCTCTGTGGCTGGACCGCACGCGCTGGGCCAGAAACACGTGGGCTGCGGCGGCCATCTTTGTGATCACCATGGCCGTGATCGCCGACATGGTGAGTGGCGCTTTTCTTCTCTGGCTTTTTCACCCACGCGCCGCTCTCCTTCAGACTGGCATGTCTCCCCGCGGGCTCCATTAGTCGTCATTGTGTCGCGGGAGGGGCCCCGGGGAGGCCTCAGCGCACCGCGCTATCGTTTCGCTGACAGGCGGGAATGAAGAGGACGCTCCAGTAAACCTTCACTGTCATGAAACCCCCCAcagcccccaaaaaacaagattTATTGACTTCttccctgccattgatggcTGCAGACATCCAAAATGGGACAATATCAAATAGGAGCACTTTTAAAGGTCATATGTCCTTTTCAAACAGCGGGTGTCCCGTGTTCCCCCCCAGCTGAGCTGCGTCCCGCCTCGTCGGCGGGCAGTCAACGGCACTTTGGCGCCGTTGGGCAAGTGCGCCGAGAACCCCAAGCACTACGGCTCCATGGCCGTGGCGGCGTTGATGGCCGCCGCCGTGCTGGTGCAGGTGGGCCACCTGATCAAGCTGGGCCTGATGGCGCTGGTGGTGGCGGCCACGGGGGCCGTCAACATCCACGGCTGGCGGGACACCTACGATTTGTACGACTTTGTGCACTTTACCTCCCACGGGTCAGTGACGCCGCACGCTTTGCTTTTCTGACAgttggaaatgaatggaaaagccATTGAAAAGCTTGGCCTTCTCCTCGCAGGACACCCACGGTCCCGTCCAAGTACCTGATGACTGCCATGACGGCGGTGATGATGCTCTGCCTCTATCTGTTCTCCCGCCACGTAAGCCATTCTGCCGCCGCCACCGGCCGAGCCGCCGGTGCCTCCCGCCACTTGCGCCTGCGTgcgcctatgtgtgtgtgttacgcAGTCGGAGCGCCAATCCCGGGAGTTGTTCCTTTGGAAGGTGGGCGTGCACCGACAGAAGGAGAAAGTGCTGGAGATGAGACGCTGGAACGAAGCGCTGGTGGCCAACATGCTGCCCGAGCACGTGGCCAAGCACTTCCTGGGCACCAAGAAGCGAGACGAGGTGCGTCGCGGAGGGGGCATTGTTCGGGCGTTCCGACTGACATTCCAGAATGCCTGCCGTCCTCGCAGGAGCTGTACAGTCAAGCCTACCAAGAAGCGGGCGTGATGTTCGCCTCCATCCCCAACTTCTCCGACTTTTACACCGAAGAGAGCATCAACAACGGCGGCATCGAGTGCCTGCGGATCCTCAACGAGATCATCTCCGACTTTGACGCCGTGAGTGGCCTGGTGGGCCTCCGCCGCCGTCGCCACCGCGAGACGTCCCATGCGCTTTCCTCGGCAGTTGCTGGACAAGGACGAGTTCCGCCACATCACCAAGATCAAGACCATCGGGAGCACCTACATGGCGGCTTCGGGACTCGCCCCAGAAAGCCACGCCAAGGTCCATCGGGTGTGCGGCGGCAGACTCGGAGGTACGGCGGAGTCGTGTGAGAAAGGTGTGGCCTGCGCGCAGCCGCCGGCGGAGGACTGGCGCCACCTCGCCGACCTGGCGGACTTTGCTTTGGCCATGAAAGTCACCCTGGACAACCTCAACAAGCAGTCCTTCAATAACTTCATGCTCAGAATCGGTCAGGCTCTTCAGTCAGCTTTGCGCTAACCCGTCTGGTAGCGACACCAAAGTGGTTGGCTATTGATAAGAAATGGCGTTCGGTTATCAGTCACGCAAGCCTTTACGAATGCGCCGTTATGTTCCAGGTGTGAATAAAGGCGCCGTCCTGGCCGGCGTGATCGGCGCTCGCAAACCTCATTACGACATCTGGGGAAACACGGTCAACGTGGCCAGCAGGATGGAGTCCACCGGCGTCATGGGAAACATTCAGGTATAGGAACCGTAGGAACCGCCGTGCGTGCGCCACACGCCAGCTGATGCGAACAGGTTGCTTGTGGGCTCCCCCAGGTGGTGGAGGACTGCTACCACATCCTCAAGGACCACGGCTTCCGCTTTGTGCGAAGGGGCCCCATTTTC contains:
- the LOC144064192 gene encoding adenylate cyclase type 3-like isoform X4, giving the protein MSNRVCHFDAAQPVAATSEKLYQSYFRRQRRRNVPALLLFAALFNGFVVVTGAAAYGRRQGATLAAAAAGLLADAAFHELYRRRWLPASPVWRGGVPYLLWLTVSLHVLCYAGLRFGPASQAGDAVGWQAFFSFCLFLTLPLKLPALLLLSGISCGIHVLLLGGTVAQRSEDLDGPMLVRQLLANVMLYLCAAAAGAVWYRMSDGKYRTAFLEARQSLEVKLTLEEESTQQEELLLSILPKHIADEMLRGLQDRADPDRRRQPLQFNTMYMYRHEHVSILFADIVGFTQLSSTCSAQELVKLLNELFARFDKLAERHHQLRIKILGDCYYCICGLPDFREDHAACSIAMGLSMVEAISYVREKTKTDVDMRVGVHTGTVLGGVLGQKRWQFDVWSTDVTVANKMESGGIPGRRVHISQSTKESLHGEFELEPGNGGERCEYLLDKGIATYLVVVPQKTAPQPRPKESAVLSTGTSRLLIDAAYNGNAASGAPESPSRREGYRSLAEHVINARLQRELRERETQQILKNVIRPVWLSFVDAELEAHFSSEKEKRSAAALGCCALVLLLVTAMEVFIDPLLTVNYVTLAIGEVLLLILSACSAAAFYPRFFSKKLVSFSLWLDRTRWARNTWAAAAIFVITMAVIADMRVSRVPPQLSCVPPRRRAVNGTLAPLGKCAENPKHYGSMAVAALMAAAVLVQVGHLIKLGLMALVVAATGAVNIHGWRDTYDLYDFVHFTSHGTPTVPSKYLMTAMTAVMMLCLYLFSRHSERQSRELFLWKVGVHRQKEKVLEMRRWNEALVANMLPEHVAKHFLGTKKRDEELYSQAYQEAGVMFASIPNFSDFYTEESINNGGIECLRILNEIISDFDALLDKDEFRHITKIKTIGSTYMAASGLAPESHAKVHRVCGGRLGGTAESCEKGVACAQPPAEDWRHLADLADFALAMKVTLDNLNKQSFNNFMLRIGQALQSALR
- the LOC144064192 gene encoding adenylate cyclase type 3-like isoform X3 — encoded protein: MSNRVCHFDAAQPVAATSEKLYQSYFRRQRRRNVPALLLFAALFNGFVVVTGAAAYGRRQGATLAAAAAGLLADAAFHELYRRRWLPASPVWRGGVPYLLWLTVSLHVLCYAGLRFGPASQAGDAVGWQAFFSFCLFLTLPLKLPALLLLSGISCGIHVLLLGGTVAQRSEDLDGPMLVRQLLANVMLYLCAAAAGAVWYRMSDGKYRTAFLEARQSLEVKLTLEEESTQQEELLLSILPKHIADEMLRGLQDRADPDRRRQPLQFNTMYMYRHEHVSILFADIVGFTQLSSTCSAQELVKLLNELFARFDKLAERHHQLRIKILGDCYYCICGLPDFREDHAACSIAMGLSMVEAISYVREKTKTDVDMRVGVHTGTVLGGVLGQKRWQFDVWSTDVTVANKMESGGIPGRRVHISQSTKESLHGEFELEPGNGGERCEYLLDKGIATYLVVVPQKTAPQPRPKESAVLSTGTSRLLIDAAYNGNAASGAPESPSRREGYRSLAEHVINARLQRELRERETQQILKNVIRPVWLSFVDAELEAHFSSEKEKRSAAALGCCALVLLLVTAMEVFIDPLLTVNYVTLAIGEVLLLILSACSAAAFYPRFFSKKLVSFSLWLDRTRWARNTWAAAAIFVITMAVIADMLSCVPPRRRAVNGTLAPLGKCAENPKHYGSMAVAALMAAAVLVQVGHLIKLGLMALVVAATGAVNIHGWRDTYDLYDFVHFTSHGTPTVPSKYLMTAMTAVMMLCLYLFSRHSERQSRELFLWKVGVHRQKEKVLEMRRWNEALVANMLPEHVAKHFLGTKKRDEELYSQAYQEAGVMFASIPNFSDFYTEESINNGGIECLRILNEIISDFDALLDKDEFRHITKIKTIGSTYMAASGLAPESHAKVHRVCGGRLGGTAESCEKGVACAQPPAEDWRHLADLADFALAMKVTLDNLNKQSFNNFMLRIGVNKGAVLAGVIGARKPHYDIWGNTVNVASRMESTGVMGNIQVVEDCYHILKDHGFRFVRRGPIFVKGKGELLTFFMKGKGLAKENASHVLSTTTLPRQAVRDISPQDP
- the LOC144064192 gene encoding adenylate cyclase type 3-like isoform X1; protein product: MSNRVCHFDAAQPVAATSEKLYQSYFRRQRRRNVPALLLFAALFNGFVVVTGAAAYGRRQGATLAAAAAGLLADAAFHELYRRRWLPASPVWRGGVPYLLWLTVSLHVLCYAGLRFGPASQAGDAVGWQAFFSFCLFLTLPLKLPALLLLSGISCGIHVLLLGGTVAQRSEDLDGPMLVRQLLANVMLYLCAAAAGAVWYRMSDGKYRTAFLEARQSLEVKLTLEEESTQQEELLLSILPKHIADEMLRGLQDRADPDRRRQPLQFNTMYMYRHEHVSILFADIVGFTQLSSTCSAQELVKLLNELFARFDKLAERHHQLRIKILGDCYYCICGLPDFREDHAACSIAMGLSMVEAISYVREKTKTDVDMRVGVHTGTVLGGVLGQKRWQFDVWSTDVTVANKMESGGIPGRRVHISQSTKESLHGEFELEPGNGGERCEYLLDKGIATYLVVVPQKTAPQPRPKESAVLSTGTSRLLIDAAYNGNAASGAPESPSRREGYRSLAEHVINARLQRELRERETQQILKNVIRPVWLSFVDAELEAHFSSEKEKRSAAALGCCALVLLLVTAMEVFIDPLLTVNYVTLAIGEVLLLILSACSAAAFYPRFFSKKLVSFSLWLDRTRWARNTWAAAAIFVITMAVIADMRVSRVPPQLSCVPPRRRAVNGTLAPLGKCAENPKHYGSMAVAALMAAAVLVQVGHLIKLGLMALVVAATGAVNIHGWRDTYDLYDFVHFTSHGTPTVPSKYLMTAMTAVMMLCLYLFSRHSERQSRELFLWKVGVHRQKEKVLEMRRWNEALVANMLPEHVAKHFLGTKKRDEELYSQAYQEAGVMFASIPNFSDFYTEESINNGGIECLRILNEIISDFDALLDKDEFRHITKIKTIGSTYMAASGLAPESHAKVHRVCGGRLGGTAESCEKGVACAQPPAEDWRHLADLADFALAMKVTLDNLNKQSFNNFMLRIGVNKGAVLAGVIGARKPHYDIWGNTVNVASRMESTGVMGNIQVVEDCYHILKDHGFRFVRRGPIFVKGKGELLTFFMKGKGLAKENASHVLSTTTLPRQAVRDISPQDP